TGCGGTGTTTTCGCGGCCGCATCCAGCGTAAAGCGCGAACAGCACCATCGCGCTCAGGCGCGACGGGTACGCTGAACACATGAACTTCAACGGGATCACGCTCGAGAAGCTCGTGCTGATCGCCGTGATCGCGGGGATCATCATCGGGCCGGAGAAACTGCCGGGCTATGCCGAGAAACTCGCGCAGATGGTGCGCAAGGGCGGCGAGATGCTCAAGGGCGCGCGGAGCCGCATGCGCGAAGAGATCGGCGCGGAGGCGGACGACCTCGACTGGCGAAAGCTCGATCCGCGTCAGTACGACCCCCGTCGCATCATCCGTGATGCTCTGCTCGATGACTCGCCCCCGCCGCGTCCGAGCGGCCAGAGCGCGATCGTCGAGCCGGCGAAGCCCGCGGTCCCCAGCGTTCTCGGGCGGGAGTTCTCTCGCGAGACACCCCCGCCGTTCGACCTCGAAGCGACCTGACCGGCGCTGACCGACTCAGACGCTCAGCGGAAGTGAGCGCCCGGACAGCCCGCGCCCCTGATGATCCAGCGACTCCGCGAGGGTGATGATCGCCTGCGCCGCGGGATCCGTGGGAGCGCTGAGGACGACGGGCGCGCCGGCGTCTCCGCCCGTGCGGAGTGCGGCGCTGAGCGGAACGGATGCCAGGAGCGGAACGACGTCTCCGCCGGTCGACAGTGCCTCCGCAACGGCCGCGCCGCCGCCGGCGCCGAACAGGTCGAGCACGGTGCCGTCGGGCAGAGTCATCGCCGCCATGTTCTCGACGACGCCGATGAGGCGCTGCCCGGTCTGTCGGGCGACGAGCCCGCTGCGGATCGCGACCTCCGACGCCGCCTCCTGCGGGGTCGTGACGACGAGCACCTCGGCATGGGGGAGCAACTGGCCGATCGAGATCGCGATGTCGCCCGTGCCGGGCGGCATGTCGATCAGCAGGACGTCAAGGTCACCGAAGAAGACATCCGTGAGGAACTGCTGCACAGTGCGGTGCAGCATCGGCCCGCGCCAGGCGACGACGGACTCGCCCTCGCGGAGGAACATGCCGATCGAG
The DNA window shown above is from Microbacterium keratanolyticum and carries:
- a CDS encoding Sec-independent protein translocase family protein, with amino-acid sequence MNFNGITLEKLVLIAVIAGIIIGPEKLPGYAEKLAQMVRKGGEMLKGARSRMREEIGAEADDLDWRKLDPRQYDPRRIIRDALLDDSPPPRPSGQSAIVEPAKPAVPSVLGREFSRETPPPFDLEAT
- a CDS encoding Mrp/NBP35 family ATP-binding protein; the protein is MTALPEAVDAVRAAVGSVVDPELRRPLSDLDMVRDITVTEGVAHVGIALTIVGCPAATRIESDVRAAAASVSGITGVDVQVGVMTPAERKALTERLRAGRAPRTMPFGPDSLTRVILVSSGKGGVGKSSLTANLAVALAARGRRVGLIDADVHGFSIPGLLGLMENGVAPHPTRIDDLMLPPVAHDVKVISIGMFLREGESVVAWRGPMLHRTVQQFLTDVFFGDLDVLLIDMPPGTGDIAISIGQLLPHAEVLVVTTPQEAASEVAIRSGLVARQTGQRLIGVVENMAAMTLPDGTVLDLFGAGGGAAVAEALSTGGDVVPLLASVPLSAALRTGGDAGAPVVLSAPTDPAAQAIITLAESLDHQGRGLSGRSLPLSV